One window from the genome of Echinicola vietnamensis DSM 17526 encodes:
- a CDS encoding M20/M25/M40 family metallo-hydrolase, whose product MPNLNFLFEILEKRAVSGDEQAFSTFIVDYVLKRRSEWKVLPEVYFGGDFHDNIILKFGNPRTVVFAHMDTIGFTSRYENQLVPVGGPDVEDGDALVGEDAMGPIACKVKVQDGMLTHDFPRGIMPGTNLSYEQNITVEDGFIQAAYLDNRLGVYNALRLCEDLEDGVVVFSTYEEHGGGSVPFLMKYVYEKWGVKQALISDITWVTEGVRHHEGVAISLRDKFIPRKVFTDKIVRLAEESGIPYQLEVEGAGGSDGREVQMSPYLVDWCFIGAAEDNVHTPYEKVSLKDLEAMIQLYKYLMTRL is encoded by the coding sequence ATGCCAAACCTGAATTTTCTGTTTGAAATCCTCGAAAAAAGAGCTGTTTCTGGAGATGAACAAGCTTTTTCTACTTTTATAGTGGATTATGTGCTTAAACGTAGAAGTGAGTGGAAGGTTTTACCTGAAGTATATTTCGGAGGAGATTTCCATGATAATATTATTTTAAAATTCGGGAATCCGCGTACGGTCGTCTTTGCGCACATGGATACGATAGGGTTTACCAGTCGGTATGAAAACCAGCTGGTGCCTGTAGGAGGTCCAGATGTGGAGGATGGTGATGCGTTGGTGGGAGAAGATGCCATGGGGCCAATAGCCTGTAAGGTAAAAGTCCAGGACGGAATGCTGACACACGACTTTCCAAGGGGGATAATGCCAGGAACCAATTTGTCCTATGAACAAAACATCACGGTGGAGGATGGCTTTATCCAGGCGGCATATTTAGATAACCGTTTAGGGGTTTATAATGCACTGCGTTTATGTGAGGACTTGGAAGATGGTGTGGTGGTGTTTTCTACATACGAAGAACACGGTGGAGGAAGCGTTCCCTTTTTAATGAAGTATGTGTATGAAAAATGGGGAGTGAAGCAGGCATTGATATCCGATATTACTTGGGTGACAGAAGGTGTTCGGCACCATGAAGGAGTGGCCATTTCGCTCAGAGACAAGTTTATTCCCAGAAAAGTGTTTACCGACAAAATAGTCCGTCTGGCAGAAGAGAGTGGGATCCCGTACCAATTGGAAGTAGAAGGAGCAGGGGGGAGTGATGGTCGAGAGGTGCAGATGAGTCCCTATTTGGTAGATTGGTGTTTTATTGGCGCAGCAGAGGATAATGTCCATACACCATACGAAAAGGTGTCGCTTAAGGACCTGGAAGCCATGATTCAGTTATACAAGTACCTGATGACTCGCTTATAG
- a CDS encoding adenylate kinase, translating to MLNIVLFGPPGAGKGTQSEKLIAKYELEHISTGDLFRKHLGEGTDLGKLARKYMDEGRLVPDEVVIGMVDDKIKTTKGAKGFILDGFPRTVAQAEALDKLLEEKDMRISGMIALEVPEEELKERIRHRGKTSGRVDDQDEEKINTRIKVYKEETLPVASYYEKQGKLSTVHGVGGIDEIFGKISAVIDQY from the coding sequence ATGCTAAACATCGTGTTATTTGGCCCTCCGGGTGCCGGTAAGGGGACGCAAAGTGAAAAGCTCATTGCAAAATATGAATTAGAGCACATTTCCACGGGAGATTTGTTCAGGAAGCACCTAGGAGAAGGAACAGATTTGGGTAAGCTGGCCAGAAAGTATATGGATGAGGGCCGGTTAGTCCCCGATGAGGTGGTGATAGGCATGGTGGATGATAAGATCAAAACTACCAAAGGCGCCAAGGGTTTTATTTTGGATGGCTTTCCGCGTACGGTGGCACAGGCTGAGGCGCTTGACAAGCTGTTAGAAGAGAAAGATATGCGTATTTCTGGGATGATTGCCCTGGAAGTGCCTGAAGAAGAGTTGAAAGAACGGATCCGGCACAGAGGGAAGACTTCTGGAAGGGTGGATGACCAGGATGAAGAAAAGATCAACACACGAATAAAAGTGTATAAAGAAGAAACGTTACCAGTGGCTTCCTATTATGAGAAGCAAGGGAAGCTTTCTACCGTTCACGGTGTCGGGGGAATCGATGAAATCTTCGGAAAGATCAGTGCTGTAATTGATCAGTATTAA
- the upp gene encoding uracil phosphoribosyltransferase: MFVLTNQNSIANHYLEGLRDISQQSDRLKFRRNMERLGEILAYELSKSLEYSPHTITTPLANTPSNRLKSSPVIIAILRAAIPFYNGVLNYFDQADSGFIGAFRKEEIPGSEVEIDFSYLAAPAIEGKEIILVDPMLATGKSLVTSVQQLLKNGTPKNIHILAAIAAPEGLEYLKTHLGFPYQLWLGAVDEKLNEKAYIVPGLGDAGDLSFGPKL, from the coding sequence ATGTTTGTACTCACCAACCAAAACTCCATTGCCAACCATTACCTGGAAGGCCTTAGGGATATCTCCCAACAAAGTGACCGCCTAAAATTCCGTAGAAATATGGAAAGACTAGGTGAGATTTTAGCGTACGAACTCTCCAAATCATTGGAGTATAGCCCCCACACGATCACCACTCCCTTAGCTAACACCCCTTCGAATAGGCTTAAATCCTCCCCTGTGATCATCGCCATCCTCAGGGCTGCCATTCCATTTTACAACGGTGTCCTAAACTATTTCGACCAAGCAGATAGTGGTTTTATAGGAGCCTTTAGAAAAGAAGAAATACCTGGAAGTGAAGTGGAAATCGACTTCAGCTACTTGGCAGCTCCAGCGATCGAAGGAAAGGAAATCATCTTGGTAGATCCCATGTTGGCCACGGGAAAATCATTGGTCACCAGTGTCCAACAACTTTTAAAAAATGGGACTCCAAAAAACATCCACATTTTGGCGGCCATTGCTGCTCCGGAAGGATTGGAATACCTTAAGACCCACCTCGGCTTCCCTTATCAATTATGGCTAGGTGCCGTGGATGAAAAACTTAACGAAAAGGCTTACATCGTCCCTGGACTTGGAGACGCGGGCGATCTATCTTTTGGACCAAAACTTTAG
- a CDS encoding OmpA family protein, protein MKKLLLSTLMAGALAVGANAQNDFNKWSIDVNGGFNKPMAPMSPGYYSPSLNLGHADVGVRYMFNEKFGAKVDYGFGKYQNADETPSFETNYYRVNLQGVANLGRVFNFETWTKTVGLLTHFGAGFGRVTPQENEWADFKDDTYNFIFGFTPQVRLGNRVSLNGDISMLVAGRQNVAFDGHTSVLPTDPGYYGANAVSWTGTLGLSFYLGGHDVHADWYVRQSQYATKDELESQIGEIKDMLKDSDGDGVPDYLDKEPNTPAGARVDSHGRTLDSDGDGIPDHSDDCAFVPGPASNNGCPVEEVDETDFFKKAINEGYVNVYYAFDSAKPLGYSSSSVNYVANFLKRNPGVNVAIKGYADEIGPDDYNMKLSEKRAKAVYDLLVAAGIDASRISYKGYGEDTSVDKQSADARQLARRASFEVQ, encoded by the coding sequence ATGAAAAAATTATTACTATCAACATTAATGGCTGGTGCGTTAGCAGTTGGAGCTAATGCCCAAAATGACTTCAATAAGTGGTCAATCGATGTTAATGGTGGGTTCAATAAGCCAATGGCTCCAATGTCACCTGGTTATTATTCTCCCTCCTTGAATCTCGGACATGCTGACGTAGGTGTCAGATACATGTTTAACGAGAAGTTCGGTGCGAAAGTGGATTATGGTTTTGGTAAATACCAAAATGCAGATGAAACGCCATCTTTCGAAACAAACTATTACAGAGTTAACCTTCAAGGTGTTGCCAACCTAGGTAGAGTTTTCAACTTTGAAACTTGGACCAAGACAGTAGGTTTATTGACCCACTTTGGTGCTGGCTTCGGTAGAGTAACTCCTCAAGAAAACGAATGGGCTGATTTTAAAGATGACACTTATAACTTCATCTTTGGTTTCACTCCTCAAGTTAGACTTGGCAACAGAGTTTCCCTTAATGGTGACATCAGCATGTTAGTGGCAGGTCGTCAAAACGTTGCTTTTGATGGACACACCTCAGTTCTTCCTACTGATCCTGGTTACTATGGCGCTAACGCTGTATCCTGGACTGGTACCTTGGGGCTTTCTTTCTACCTAGGTGGACATGACGTTCACGCTGACTGGTATGTAAGACAATCTCAGTATGCTACAAAAGACGAGCTTGAAAGCCAAATCGGTGAAATCAAGGACATGTTGAAAGACTCTGACGGTGATGGTGTACCTGATTACCTTGACAAAGAGCCTAACACTCCTGCCGGTGCAAGAGTTGATTCTCACGGTAGAACATTAGACTCTGACGGTGACGGTATCCCTGATCACTCTGACGACTGTGCTTTCGTTCCAGGTCCAGCATCTAACAACGGATGTCCTGTAGAAGAGGTTGACGAAACTGATTTCTTCAAGAAAGCGATCAACGAAGGCTATGTAAACGTTTACTATGCATTCGACAGCGCTAAGCCACTAGGTTATTCTTCTTCTTCTGTTAACTATGTAGCTAACTTCCTGAAGAGAAACCCAGGTGTAAATGTAGCCATCAAAGGTTATGCTGATGAAATCGGTCCTGATGATTACAACATGAAATTATCTGAGAAAAGAGCTAAAGCGGTTTACGATCTGTTAGTAGCTGCTGGCATTGATGCTTCCAGAATCTCCTACAAAGGATACGGTGAAGACACCAGTGTAGACAAGCAATCTGCAGACGCTCGTCAGCTTGCAAGAAGAGCTTCTTTCGAAGTTCAATAA
- a CDS encoding calcium/sodium antiporter, with protein sequence MIYVLIVIGFLILLAGGKALVDGASAIAAKLGMSPGMIGMTIVAFGTSAPELLVSVTAALKGTSDIAIGNVVGSNISNISLVLGISALIYPIRLNFQILKFDYSFTLFATVLFYLLALNNWISIWDGIMLFALLIIINWYYFKKSDHVPEEFSTTEAEKAKNEPLLKSIGYILVGILGLYFGAEMLVNNAVTLAQEFGISERIIGVTIIAIGTSLPELATSVIAARKKETDIALGNILGSNMQNILSIIGVTAIIKPIEVSDLFLSTDFLWMIGFTVLLFPIMRSGYKISRLEGGILLVVYGLYLIFLL encoded by the coding sequence TTGATTTACGTATTAATTGTCATTGGCTTTCTTATCCTGTTAGCTGGCGGAAAAGCTTTGGTGGATGGTGCTTCGGCGATCGCCGCCAAACTCGGCATGAGTCCCGGAATGATCGGGATGACCATAGTAGCTTTCGGCACTTCTGCTCCCGAATTACTGGTCAGCGTCACTGCCGCCTTGAAAGGCACCAGTGATATTGCCATAGGAAACGTCGTAGGATCTAACATTTCCAATATATCCTTGGTGTTGGGGATTTCTGCATTGATCTACCCCATAAGGCTCAATTTTCAAATTCTTAAATTTGATTATTCCTTCACCTTATTTGCCACTGTTTTGTTCTACCTGCTGGCCCTGAACAATTGGATTTCCATTTGGGACGGGATCATGCTTTTTGCCTTACTGATCATCATCAACTGGTACTATTTCAAAAAATCTGATCACGTTCCCGAGGAATTTTCTACAACTGAAGCGGAAAAAGCCAAAAACGAGCCCCTTTTGAAATCCATAGGCTATATACTTGTGGGCATTTTGGGGCTGTATTTTGGAGCGGAAATGCTGGTCAATAATGCGGTCACATTGGCTCAGGAGTTCGGTATCAGCGAGCGCATCATTGGCGTTACCATCATTGCCATTGGCACCAGCTTGCCCGAACTGGCCACCTCGGTGATCGCTGCTCGAAAAAAAGAAACCGATATCGCCTTAGGCAATATTTTAGGCAGCAACATGCAGAACATTCTTTCCATAATTGGTGTTACTGCTATTATAAAGCCGATTGAAGTAAGTGACCTGTTTCTATCGACTGACTTTCTGTGGATGATTGGTTTTACCGTATTACTGTTTCCCATTATGCGGTCGGGCTATAAAATCAGCCGTTTAGAAGGCGGTATCCTACTTGTCGTTTACGGATTATACTTAATATTCCTCCTGTGA
- the obgE gene encoding GTPase ObgE codes for MADSNFIDYVKFCSRSGAGGAGSAHFRREKHVPKGGPDGGDGGRGGHIILRGNAQLWTLLHLKYRKHIIAQNGKGGEGGRRSGKDGEDVVLEVPLGTVAKDAETQEVRFEITADGEEVILTKGGRGGLGNDHFKSSTNQAPHYAQPGEEGIEEWIILELKLLADVGLVGFPNAGKSTLLSSISAAKPEIGDYPFTTLVPNLGVVSYRDDRSFVMADIPGIIEGASDGRGLGLRFLRHIERNSILLFLVPADADSIKEQYAILLHELQEYNPELLDKRRILAVSKADMLDEELMEEMKDDLPDGVPSLFISSVSQYNLDKLKDMVYAAIVE; via the coding sequence GTGGCAGATTCGAATTTTATAGATTACGTGAAGTTTTGCTCCAGGTCAGGAGCGGGAGGAGCTGGCTCTGCCCACTTCCGAAGGGAAAAGCACGTCCCCAAAGGCGGTCCTGATGGAGGCGATGGGGGGAGAGGCGGTCATATTATCCTCAGGGGAAATGCCCAGCTTTGGACCTTGCTGCACCTAAAATACAGGAAGCACATCATTGCCCAGAACGGTAAAGGTGGCGAAGGGGGGCGTAGGAGTGGAAAGGACGGTGAAGATGTGGTGTTGGAAGTTCCACTGGGGACGGTGGCCAAGGATGCCGAAACCCAGGAGGTGCGATTCGAGATTACAGCCGATGGAGAAGAAGTGATCTTGACCAAAGGAGGTAGAGGCGGTCTGGGAAATGATCATTTTAAGTCTTCCACCAATCAGGCTCCCCACTATGCCCAGCCCGGGGAGGAAGGCATCGAAGAATGGATCATTCTGGAGCTGAAGTTATTGGCAGATGTGGGGCTGGTAGGTTTTCCCAATGCCGGTAAATCTACGTTACTGTCCAGTATTTCTGCTGCAAAGCCGGAGATTGGTGATTATCCCTTTACGACCTTGGTGCCTAACCTCGGAGTGGTGAGTTACCGTGATGACAGGTCATTTGTGATGGCCGATATCCCCGGAATTATTGAGGGGGCTTCTGATGGTAGAGGGCTTGGGCTGAGGTTTCTCCGTCATATTGAGCGGAACTCCATTTTATTGTTTTTGGTTCCTGCAGATGCCGATAGCATTAAAGAACAATATGCCATCCTCCTTCATGAGCTGCAGGAATACAATCCGGAATTATTGGATAAGCGAAGGATCTTGGCGGTCTCCAAGGCAGATATGCTGGATGAGGAGTTAATGGAGGAAATGAAGGACGACCTTCCGGATGGCGTGCCCAGCCTCTTTATTTCTTCCGTAAGCCAATATAACTTGGACAAGTTGAAGGATATGGTTTACGCTGCGATTGTCGAATAA
- a CDS encoding nucleotide exchange factor GrpE has translation MLEQDSYSKGDMNKEKLAAEEQVEAQNQEVKNEEGAANNEEKTTEQATEEEPAEELSVEEQLKAESQELKEKYLRLYSEFENYRRRTSKERLELIKTASEDVLKDLIPVVDDFERAIKAEEKDAGGDQTLEGSLLIYNKLLKVLEAKGLTAMEDLIGKPFDADNQEAITQIPAPSEDMKGKVIDVVEKGYKLGDKVVRFAKVVIGS, from the coding sequence ATGTTAGAGCAAGATAGTTATTCAAAAGGAGATATGAATAAGGAAAAATTAGCCGCAGAAGAGCAAGTAGAAGCGCAAAACCAAGAAGTAAAAAACGAAGAAGGTGCTGCGAACAATGAAGAAAAGACTACTGAGCAAGCGACAGAAGAGGAGCCTGCTGAAGAATTGTCAGTTGAAGAGCAACTAAAAGCGGAGAGTCAAGAGCTGAAAGAGAAATATTTAAGGCTTTATTCAGAATTTGAAAATTACAGGAGAAGGACTTCCAAGGAGCGGTTGGAATTGATCAAAACTGCTTCTGAGGATGTGTTAAAGGACTTGATTCCTGTGGTGGATGATTTTGAGCGAGCAATAAAAGCTGAGGAAAAAGATGCTGGTGGCGATCAAACATTGGAAGGAAGCTTATTGATTTATAATAAGTTACTGAAAGTGTTAGAGGCTAAAGGGTTGACCGCGATGGAAGATCTCATCGGAAAACCTTTTGATGCCGATAATCAAGAAGCCATTACCCAGATTCCTGCCCCCTCAGAAGATATGAAGGGTAAAGTAATAGATGTGGTGGAAAAAGGCTACAAGCTTGGCGACAAAGTAGTGAGGTTTGCCAAGGTAGTCATTGGATCTTAA
- a CDS encoding ABC transporter permease yields MSKVFLVIKREYLARVRKKSFLLATLITPLIFPAILGVFLWISFSSEGGDALKIIEVVDESDRFFIESNGEYAFSYSSLPQEEAKKLVQDGDRFGFLYIPKVDVDAPEGIRFYSKKTPSVGLVGDLEERLSNRIGEIRLYELGIDPKVIRNIKTPVSISSITLEEGGDEKVANAGVNYGLGFFLGILIYTFIFVYGTQIMQGVIEEKSSRIIEILVSSIKPFQLMLGKIIGIGAVGLTQFLIWIVLISTVSSVVMGYFGMQMPQQQALEMANPEAAQTMMQSSEMAQVFQVIQGIDFVELVLTFLFYFLGGYLLYGAFFAAIGAAVDSPGDAQQFMFPVTIPLIASYFGLFIFVLDDPESNVSFWLSVIPFTSPISMVGRASFGIPLFDLAVSMILLILGFLFTTWVAAKIYRIGILVHGTKVNYKMLWKWIKQNN; encoded by the coding sequence ATGAGTAAAGTTTTTTTAGTGATCAAACGGGAATATTTGGCCAGGGTCAGAAAGAAATCATTCCTACTGGCTACCCTGATCACGCCGTTGATATTTCCGGCGATATTAGGGGTGTTTTTATGGATTTCATTTAGCAGTGAGGGAGGGGATGCCTTAAAAATCATAGAAGTAGTGGATGAGAGCGACCGCTTTTTCATTGAAAGCAATGGAGAGTATGCCTTCTCGTATTCATCACTTCCACAGGAAGAAGCAAAGAAACTGGTCCAAGATGGAGACCGTTTTGGGTTCCTATATATTCCAAAGGTGGATGTAGATGCTCCTGAGGGGATTCGCTTTTATTCCAAAAAGACCCCAAGTGTCGGATTGGTGGGGGACTTGGAAGAGCGGTTGAGTAATCGTATAGGAGAGATCAGGCTTTATGAGCTCGGGATTGATCCCAAGGTCATCCGAAATATCAAAACACCGGTTTCCATCAGTTCGATCACCTTGGAAGAAGGAGGGGATGAAAAGGTGGCCAATGCTGGGGTGAATTATGGGCTCGGTTTTTTTCTGGGGATTTTGATCTACACCTTCATCTTTGTGTATGGTACCCAGATCATGCAGGGTGTCATTGAAGAAAAGTCCAGTAGGATCATCGAGATTCTCGTTTCTTCGATCAAACCGTTTCAGTTGATGCTGGGAAAAATCATCGGTATCGGAGCGGTGGGACTGACCCAGTTTCTGATATGGATTGTGCTGATTTCAACAGTCTCTTCGGTGGTGATGGGGTATTTTGGCATGCAGATGCCCCAGCAGCAAGCGCTTGAAATGGCCAATCCGGAAGCCGCCCAAACGATGATGCAGTCCAGTGAAATGGCACAGGTGTTTCAAGTGATCCAAGGGATCGACTTTGTGGAGCTAGTGCTGACATTCTTGTTTTACTTTTTGGGTGGATATTTGCTGTATGGTGCTTTCTTCGCAGCCATTGGCGCTGCAGTGGATTCTCCGGGGGATGCACAGCAGTTTATGTTTCCGGTGACCATTCCCTTGATTGCAAGTTATTTTGGGCTGTTTATCTTTGTGCTTGATGACCCGGAAAGCAATGTGAGTTTTTGGTTGTCTGTGATTCCTTTTACTTCACCGATTTCCATGGTGGGCCGGGCTAGCTTTGGCATTCCACTTTTTGATTTAGCGGTGTCGATGATCCTGCTTATTCTTGGTTTTTTGTTTACCACTTGGGTAGCTGCCAAGATATATCGAATCGGTATTTTGGTCCATGGCACCAAGGTGAATTACAAGATGCTCTGGAAGTGGATCAAGCAAAACAATTAA
- the dnaJ gene encoding molecular chaperone DnaJ: protein MAKRDYYEVLGLSKGAGADEIKKAYRKMALKYHPDKNPGDQEAEEKFKEAAEAYEVLSNPEKKQRYDQFGHQGVSGNGGFGGGGGMNMDDIFSQFGDIFGGGGGFESFFGGGRGGGRRMRKGTNLRVKLKVNLKEVANGVEKKIKVKRHMVADGVSFKTCSTCQGSGQVKKVVNTMLGQMVSASACPNCGGTGQIIDKKPDHADARGLILKEEVIPINIPAGVADGMQLSLSGKGNEIPGGVAGDLLIVIEEIEHDILQRDGNNVVYDLYVNFVDAALGAHIEVPTIESKVKIKLEPGTQSGKILRLKGKGIKDLNGFGRGDELIHVNVWTPQQLTKEEKEKLESLRESENFIPAPGKSEKTFFDKMKEFF from the coding sequence ATGGCAAAGAGAGACTATTATGAAGTATTAGGGCTTTCCAAAGGAGCCGGTGCAGATGAAATCAAAAAGGCCTATCGTAAGATGGCCTTGAAGTATCATCCTGATAAAAATCCCGGAGACCAGGAAGCTGAAGAGAAATTCAAAGAAGCAGCTGAAGCGTATGAAGTGCTCAGTAACCCTGAGAAGAAGCAGCGCTATGACCAATTTGGCCATCAAGGCGTAAGCGGTAACGGCGGCTTTGGCGGCGGTGGAGGTATGAACATGGATGATATCTTCTCGCAGTTCGGAGACATCTTCGGCGGTGGCGGCGGTTTCGAGTCCTTCTTTGGTGGAGGACGCGGTGGAGGCCGTCGTATGCGAAAAGGTACCAATCTCCGCGTCAAGCTGAAAGTCAATCTGAAAGAAGTCGCCAATGGCGTAGAGAAAAAGATCAAGGTCAAGCGTCATATGGTAGCGGATGGTGTGTCTTTTAAAACCTGTTCGACATGCCAAGGTTCTGGCCAAGTAAAAAAGGTCGTCAATACCATGCTCGGCCAGATGGTGTCGGCAAGTGCCTGTCCTAACTGTGGCGGTACTGGCCAAATCATCGACAAGAAACCAGATCATGCGGATGCAAGAGGACTGATCCTTAAAGAGGAAGTCATTCCAATAAACATCCCTGCAGGGGTGGCTGATGGAATGCAGCTGAGCTTGTCCGGTAAGGGAAATGAAATTCCCGGTGGCGTAGCAGGTGATTTACTTATCGTGATCGAAGAAATTGAACATGATATTCTTCAGCGCGATGGAAATAACGTGGTGTATGACCTTTATGTGAATTTCGTGGATGCCGCATTGGGAGCGCACATAGAAGTGCCTACCATCGAAAGCAAGGTGAAAATCAAGCTGGAGCCCGGTACCCAAAGCGGTAAGATCCTCCGCCTGAAAGGCAAAGGAATCAAAGACCTCAACGGTTTTGGGCGTGGAGACGAACTTATTCATGTAAATGTGTGGACGCCGCAGCAACTGACCAAAGAAGAGAAAGAAAAGCTGGAGTCGTTAAGGGAGTCTGAGAACTTTATTCCCGCTCCTGGGAAATCGGAGAAGACATTTTTCGATAAAATGAAAGAGTTCTTTTAG
- the hpt gene encoding hypoxanthine phosphoribosyltransferase — MKIIYICIALESGLFYCNMLKVKDKEFELYLSEEQLGVRVKALGKALSKDYDGKCPLVLGILNGAFMFLSDLMKEVSVPLEVSFIKIASYEAMQSTGSIQELVGLKEEVKERHIIIVEDIVDTGRSMGHLIDKLREKSPASIAVASLLLKPEALLTEVEVDYVGFEIPNKFVVGYGLDYDGHGRNLREIYQLK, encoded by the coding sequence ATGAAAATTATCTATATTTGTATCGCCCTGGAGTCGGGGCTTTTTTATTGTAATATGTTAAAGGTAAAAGACAAGGAGTTTGAGCTGTACCTGTCAGAGGAGCAGTTAGGTGTGCGGGTAAAGGCACTGGGAAAGGCATTGTCTAAGGATTACGATGGAAAGTGCCCGCTTGTTTTGGGGATTTTGAACGGAGCGTTCATGTTCTTGTCGGACTTGATGAAGGAGGTTTCCGTTCCGCTGGAAGTTTCATTTATAAAGATTGCTTCCTACGAAGCCATGCAGTCTACGGGAAGTATTCAGGAACTGGTTGGACTCAAGGAAGAGGTGAAGGAGCGACATATTATAATTGTAGAAGATATTGTCGACACCGGAAGGAGCATGGGGCATCTGATCGATAAGCTACGGGAGAAGTCACCGGCCAGTATCGCGGTCGCCAGTTTATTGCTGAAGCCGGAAGCCTTACTGACCGAAGTGGAGGTGGATTATGTGGGGTTTGAAATTCCGAATAAATTTGTGGTCGGCTATGGATTGGATTACGATGGCCATGGCCGTAACCTGAGAGAGATATATCAACTAAAATGA
- a CDS encoding ABC transporter ATP-binding protein, with product MDILKIDGLNKRYGEQAALTDVDLVVPKGGVFGLLGPNGAGKTTLIRIINQIIDGDSGSVFLKGEPLSPKHIKNIGYLPEERGLYKRMKVGDQLIYFARLKGLNGHDARTKVAGWLKKLDIQAWSEKKIEDLSKGMAQKVQFIATVIHDPEILILDEPFSGFDPVNAEVIKNEMLELKEKGTTVMLSTHRMESVDLLCDHIAMINKSRKVLDGPLAQIKDQSRSNIYKVKLQGTDIALPAKCHHPKEEYGVTSFEVTLENGTPNDLLREVMGLGEVVSFEERIPTIEEIFIQKVKEHAQ from the coding sequence TTGGATATTCTTAAAATTGACGGGTTAAATAAACGGTATGGCGAGCAGGCAGCCCTTACGGATGTGGATTTGGTCGTGCCCAAAGGAGGCGTTTTTGGGCTTTTGGGGCCTAATGGAGCCGGGAAAACCACCTTAATTCGGATCATTAACCAAATCATTGATGGAGATAGTGGTTCAGTTTTCTTAAAAGGTGAGCCCTTGAGCCCCAAGCATATCAAAAACATTGGCTACCTGCCAGAAGAGCGTGGGCTTTATAAAAGAATGAAGGTGGGAGACCAGCTCATCTATTTTGCCCGGCTAAAAGGGCTTAACGGGCATGATGCGCGGACCAAAGTAGCGGGCTGGCTGAAGAAACTTGATATTCAGGCCTGGTCAGAAAAAAAGATAGAAGACCTTTCGAAAGGCATGGCACAAAAAGTGCAATTCATCGCTACGGTGATCCATGATCCCGAGATCTTGATTTTGGATGAACCATTCTCAGGATTTGACCCTGTCAATGCAGAAGTTATTAAGAATGAAATGCTCGAATTAAAGGAAAAGGGCACTACGGTGATGCTGAGTACACACCGCATGGAGTCCGTAGACCTTCTTTGCGATCATATTGCCATGATCAATAAATCCCGAAAGGTGCTGGACGGGCCCCTTGCCCAGATCAAAGACCAATCCCGGTCAAATATTTATAAGGTAAAGCTTCAAGGAACCGATATTGCCTTGCCAGCCAAGTGTCATCATCCTAAAGAGGAATATGGTGTGACGTCCTTTGAGGTGACGCTGGAAAACGGCACCCCCAATGACTTGTTAAGGGAAGTGATGGGGCTAGGTGAAGTCGTCAGTTTCGAAGAGCGGATTCCCACCATTGAAGAAATTTTTATTCAAAAAGTAAAAGAGCATGCACAATGA